A stretch of the Candidatus Neomarinimicrobiota bacterium genome encodes the following:
- a CDS encoding response regulator has protein sequence MSKGKKYLSTGDIAAYCEVNVTTVKRWIREGHLPGFQTPMGHFRVTKKDFIKFLEDNKMPIDESLSRGSEKRVLIIDDDPGMIKTILMTLENMDIEMKVDSATDGYEGLMKIGQSVPDLLIIDLNMPKINGYEVIRQVKESEAFSSAEIIVVSSVLNEGSESILEDLGVSTYLKKPFKLAELKDEVTKIFGLNGSRG, from the coding sequence ATGAGTAAAGGCAAAAAATATCTTTCAACCGGTGATATAGCGGCGTATTGCGAAGTAAACGTCACTACAGTCAAGCGGTGGATACGGGAAGGGCATCTCCCGGGGTTTCAGACTCCGATGGGGCATTTCAGGGTTACTAAAAAAGATTTTATCAAGTTTTTAGAGGATAATAAAATGCCGATCGACGAATCGCTGTCGAGAGGGAGTGAAAAAAGAGTCCTCATAATTGACGACGATCCCGGTATGATAAAGACTATACTCATGACGCTTGAAAACATGGATATAGAGATGAAAGTGGATTCAGCGACCGACGGATACGAGGGACTGATGAAGATAGGGCAATCGGTGCCGGACTTGCTGATAATCGACCTGAATATGCCGAAAATCAACGGATACGAAGTTATCAGACAGGTGAAGGAAAGTGAGGCGTTTTCTTCAGCGGAAATTATAGTAGTATCATCGGTTCTGAACGAAGGATCTGAGTCCATACTTGAAGATTTAGGAGTATCGACGTACTTGAAAAAACCGTTTAAACTTGCCGAATTAAAAGACGAAGTAACAAAAATATTCGGTCTAAACGGCTCACGGGGCTGA